The genomic window ACGAGGCTGGCCGTAAAATCCGCCGACCAAAAATCCCCATCAAAAAATGGATGTGGGCTCATACCGAATGTGGGTCACCTGTTATTGATGGGCAGTGCACCAAGTGCGGCACAGATGTCTTCAAAAAAGCTCGCTGGGTGGCCATGTGCACCACTTGTATCTCACCGTTGAACCCCTCGGGTGAATGCATGAAATGCCATGAAATCTACGACATGTCGTCTCATAGTCCAAAAATAAGCACAGTCCCTGCCTAGGCGTGGACGCCTCCGTGGACACTCCGCGCAAACCCGCCAAACAAAACCCATTTTTGTTGAGGTGGGTTTTGTTTTTTACCCCAAGTTTTTACTCCGACAGTATCGACTGCGTAGACAAAATAATGGCTTTACTGTTACAATAAACCTATGTCAAACCTGCAATTTGATGAGGATAATTCTCTTACACCAACCAAGCATTATTCTAATGTTACATTCAATAGTACCCCCCAAAATCAGGAAAAAATGGGAGGACTGATAGGATTACTTTACAAAACGGGACTGGCAAAAAACAAACGCCAGGCCAATATAATCATGCTTACAACGATAGGGGTATCATGGATTGTTATGATTGTTTTGATAATAAAATTTCTTTTATGAAAATGCGCAGTGTCATAAAAAAACCTCGTCTAAAAAATCTAGGTTTTACCTTGATAGAACTCATGACGGTTATCTCTATCATTGGCCTCCTCTCAACAATCGTAATGGCTGCTGTTTTTCAAGCCAGAGATAAAGCTCGAATAGGGGCTGGCCAGCAGTTTGGGGCCAACTTACTCCACACCCTATACGCCGTGGCCCTTTATGAATTTGACGAGGGTTCTGGCACAGTGGTTCAAGATTCTACTGGCTCAAAACTAAATGGAACTATAAACGGCTCCGTTTCCTACACTACTCAAACGCCCAACGGTAGGGGTTATGCCCTTGATTTCAGCGGTGCAGCCAACAGCTATGTTCAGCTCCCAGCCAAAATTGTGGCCAACGCTACAAACTTTACTTTCGCCTGGGTCTATTGGAGGGGTAATAGTCCAAGTGGCGGAATCTACTGGCAAAGAATTTTTGATTTCGGTTCTGGTATAAATGTATACATGTTTTTAACTCCTGACAGTCAGTCAAACACCCTCCGATTTGCCATTACTACTTCAGGTAACGGAAAT from Candidatus Paceibacterota bacterium includes these protein-coding regions:
- a CDS encoding prepilin-type N-terminal cleavage/methylation domain-containing protein; translated protein: MKMRSVIKKPRLKNLGFTLIELMTVISIIGLLSTIVMAAVFQARDKARIGAGQQFGANLLHTLYAVALYEFDEGSGTVVQDSTGSKLNGTINGSVSYTTQTPNGRGYALDFSGAANSYVQLPAKIVANATNFTFAWVYWRGNSPSGGIYWQRIFDFGSGINVYMFLTPDSQSNTLRFAITTSGNGNEQQINAPSTLPIGIWEYVAVTIDNTKKLGVMYLNGVEIGRNNNMTISPASLDTVNGGTTSNYIGKSQWGDPYFNGIIDSVHIFSDNLSVSEIQKIYAEEKALHLAMH